A window of Vibrio gazogenes genomic DNA:
AGCTAACGCTTGCAACAGCAGCTAACTAAGAGCCTGAGCAATTAGTTAGTCTGATGCTTGCTCTTGTTATCTGCTTCAGTAAAATACGGCACCAAGACTAACTATTCCTTTTATTTCAGAGACAATATCTACCCCATCAACTTCTTCGCATAGTTTTAGGAATCGATCGTAGCCATATTTGTTAGGAAGCAATACAGTAGCTTCAGAAAGATCAAACTTAAAGTTTCCCGGAAGCCGCCACTCCCTTTCATGAGTCCAATCGATAATTTGATCGTCTCGATTCAAGTCGAATCTAACTATTCTCCACCACTCATCTTCAGGCAGAATTTCTTTTGCTTTGCTAGTTGTTTCATAAACTACCGGTCGCCCACCTTTTCGAAACACGTAGGATTTTGGAAACATTATCCCGACTCCGACATACCGAACTTTGGCATGTTCGTTGTCTTTTCTATATTGCTCCTCGGTATGAATATTTTGGGCCAACGAATATAAAGGGGCATCTTGAAAGCAAGTAGCAGAGATGTCACCGCAAACAAAGCCACTTTCTGTAGTCGACCCTCTGATAACTCCAGATTTTAGAATCTCGACCAAAATATCTACTGGTCCTTTCTTTTTTCATTAATTTCCGCCGAACGTGTCAAATGAACTACTTGTGACGAAATGTCGCTTCTTGCTGCAACCCGACTTGTCCATAAATCAATATCGTATGGCACGATTTACTCCTTGCAGATAACGCTTTTGTTCAGCGGTGCCCTTGTAGCACAGCGAAAGGGCATCCGGTGGAGGGCCCGGAACGAACTGGAACTCTTGGTTATATGACCTTATGAGCCACATTCGCTACATTTCCATCCGCCAATTTTCGTGTTCAAAATCTTCCACACAATTACAAGAACTAACCAGACACCAGTGGTTGCCACGGTCAGTACTAAATGGACCAACAGCATGAAGCCACTGGATTTTGAGTTATTTCTGAAATGCTTAGTTGTTTCTCCACATTTTTTACAGTATTTCAACTGCTCTTCAATGTACGTTGCCATATTCCTGTTTCCTTCAACTACTCCTAAACTACTGTGTCGGTTTACTCACCGGCCACGGTAAAGATGCCACGCATATAACAGTTTATTATACAGAACCACTCTACAGAAATACTTCTGTATAACTTACTGACACTCGATGAAATTTTTGTCCTAATAGCATGGAAATACAGACAAAATGCCAGTAAAAAAATATCACCACGTCAGAAACCACAGCACAACGCTGTCTAACTCACTCACAAATGATTGACTAACGTTCCCACCCTTAGACACATCTCGGATAAGCCCCATTTGTTCGCGAATAAGCATCGAAACACCGTACATAGCATTAAATAAGTTGCAGAAAATCGCCAGAAAAAATTGACATAAACATGATATTTTTTGATATAGATAAAATTTGAGGTGCAGCGGTTTGGTGCGCGATTAATTTTACCGATTTCAATGGCTTCTTCGACAGCGCCCCAGAGACTTTTGCCCAGCAGCAAAAGTCCCCAAAAGTGCCTTGAGTTTAAGTTCAGCACACGTAATCAGGGTCGCTTTTATTCGCTCCTGCTCACGAAAAGCTAAAAATTCTTCCCTGAATTTTTACCCTGAGAGTATCGATCCTATTGGCTTTTTGCTATGTTTCACCCAACTCAAATCAACCACCCAACCAAGAAAACCATTCATGGAAGAATGGTTAGGCTTTTTCGGGCAGGACGCCCGTAAAAGGTGGTTCTGGACAACGTGTGACCAAGCAAACAAAAAAGATTTTCTGGTTCGTCTTTCATCTCTGAAAGATGAACTGGCGCACAGAACACCGATGCTACTGAAATCGCAGAACATAATTGTGCGTCAAATCTGGAGAGCCGGAGGCGGGAAAGATTAAAAATGGAGATGCAGCGGTTTGGTGCGCGATTGATTTTGCCGATTTCAATAGCATCTCCAACAGCGCCCCAGATACTTTTGGCGTTCCAAAAGTACCCAAAAGAACGGTTTAGTTCGTGGGCGCTGGCCGGGTCGGATTGATTCGCTCCTGCTCAAGCAATCCTGAAAAATCGTCCTGATTTTTCACCCTGAGCTCTGTGACCAAATTGGCTTTTTGCTATGTTTCACTCAATCCAAATCAACCACTCAACCAAGAAAACCATTCCGGGAGAATGGTTAGGCTTTTTCGGGCAGGACGCCCGTAAAAGGTGGTTCTGGACAACACGCGACACCGCCAAACAAAAAGATTTTCTGGTTCGTCTTTCATCTCTGAAAGATGAACTGGCGCACAGAACACCAATGCCTCTGAAATCGAGAAACTAAATTGTGCGGCAAATTTCGGAACCAATGGCTAAGCAAATCAAGGTTAAAAGTGCGCTCAAACCTCTCCTATCCTCTCCCGACAAACCCGCTCTGTTAATGCCTGCAAACGCTGTACTTCGGTTGCCAGATAATGAAGCTCTTCTTCAGTGATTTCGTAATGTTCGGAGTAGCGAGCTTCGATATAAGCCCGTTGCAGGCGGCGGAAACTGCGGCGGTGAAACTTGTTGTCGAGCGGGAAAATTGTTGTAAATTCAGCATCGATTTGAGCACACAGCTTGCTTAGTTTTTCAATATTGTGAGATTTGGGTAAGTAGTTGGTACAAGTAAGTAGGGTACACGCTAGATAACGTTCGGTTACTTGGTGCAACATAAATGCGGCGTTAATTAAATCATCCTCAGACATGGAAAACTCGTAATTACGAGAAAAACGATATGCTGAGTGAGACCACTGTCCATAATGCTTACGGGCGATTTCCCGTTTTTCTGCCTCAGTTAAATCCCCTGGCTCTACCAACGGTTTCGGTGTGGCGGCAAATAGTTCAATCCCCTCTTCGCGAATATCTTTAAAGAAATAATGGCCCTGTTGCAGTCGATTATTCACTTCATTCAAATCATGCACAATCAAACCCAGCGGTGCAGAGGTGACTTTACGGTCAATCAGTTCTTTGGCGCGTTGCCAGACCACATCGTCATCCACCATTACCGCTTTATTCACAATCACCAGAATATCGTAATCACTGATATAACCATTGACCGGATCCTTGACCCAATTCCCCTTGGCATGGCTGCCAAACAGGATGATTTTCAGAATACGAAATTCACTTTTACTACCCGTTTTGCCTTGCAGATAATCGTCTAACGTGTCACGCAGAATGGTTGAGATCGTCGCCAGCTCACGCTGTTTATATTCGGGCAGATGGTCGAGGGTTGTTTTCATAATCGTGACATGGGGCTGGTTGTGGATGAATGCCGTTAGCATAAAAGAAGGGGCTGACAAAGAACACCACCAACTCTCATTTTGCGCATATTGCTGATTAAAATGCGATTCAATTCAAAGCTGTAGCGAATTCTAGCCATTCACAACCTTTTGGTATTCAACGCTGTGAAGGCTGAGTGTGTCTAGCGTCGCCCTTAGAGATGGCCCCATATGGCATTAAAATACAAAACGCCCGATGAAATACATCAGGCGTTAATCTCAAAGTGACAACCTATGTTAGGACAAGTCTATCGTCACACCTTAGGTTCGTCATGTGAGTGGGTGTCCAATGATCTTGTTTCTTTGTCTCAGCAGGAATGCCTCAAACTCTGCACTGAGCTGGAAAAGAAACCCAGACTCTGGGTCGGTTCAACCGAACAGCTTAATCTCGCGAAACAACAGCTCAAAAAGCAGAGAATGCTCGGGATTCATATTTCCTGAACAATACCGTTTAATATCAATTCAGTTGCCACACTCGTCATCCATTCAAACCGGTGATTCATCTCTATCGGCACGCAAAACTGCCCTTAATTATTCAATACCCCGACATAAAATCGAGCAAACAATCATTCACTTCGAGAGCTAGTTTAAAGACCTGGAACGACTTCAACCTCTAACGAATCCACTCCTTGAGGTGCGTGTCCTGCTTATTTTTTAAATTACAAGCTTAACGCGATCTCTTTACCAAGCAACTAATGGTGTTCTGTCGGGCTATCACAGGTAAACAGATATTTTTTTAATCGTTGCAGAGGCTCAATGTATCAAGTACAAATCCGCTTAGGTGTCGATGAATCATATACAGATTTGACTAAAGCATCGAAAACATGTAAATAACAATACTTATCATTATCATAATCAAATGCTCAATAAGGCCTTATGAATGCGCATTCGCAGTGTTGTTGCTTTCGTTAGTAAAATCGTTAGTCAAATTATTTTAAACCCTGTGCTTCTCCTCCCCCTCTGCCTATTCTCCAGCTTTTTTGCTTATTCAGGAGAGGTTGCGCCTCAATCCGTCGCTCATGCGATGGGGAACACTGACATTCCTCAGCAACCGATTCGTATCGTCACTTTATTTCAAGGCGCGACAGATTCTGCCATTGCCTTGGGCCTTCGTCCGATAGGCGTCGTCGACGCTTGGGCCGAAAAGCCAACATATCGGTATTTACGTGAACCGTTAAAAGGCGTCGTACATGTGGGTCTGGAAACACAGCCTAATCTGGAAAAAATCGCAGCCCTTCATCCAGACTTGATTATCGGCTCGAAATCACGCCATGAGAAAATTTATCCTCAACTCTCACAAATCGCGCCAACCATCTTTACTGAAAATGTTTACAACTTTAAACGAACGCTGGCACTTATCGCCAAAGCAACAAGGCACGAATCAGAAGAAGCGAAGCTTTTAGGACAGTGGCACAGCCGTGTCACACAATTCAGAGCAAAGCT
This region includes:
- a CDS encoding HEPN domain-containing protein, producing MKTTLDHLPEYKQRELATISTILRDTLDDYLQGKTGSKSEFRILKIILFGSHAKGNWVKDPVNGYISDYDILVIVNKAVMVDDDVVWQRAKELIDRKVTSAPLGLIVHDLNEVNNRLQQGHYFFKDIREEGIELFAATPKPLVEPGDLTEAEKREIARKHYGQWSHSAYRFSRNYEFSMSEDDLINAAFMLHQVTERYLACTLLTCTNYLPKSHNIEKLSKLCAQIDAEFTTIFPLDNKFHRRSFRRLQRAYIEARYSEHYEITEEELHYLATEVQRLQALTERVCRERIGEV
- a CDS encoding ABC transporter substrate-binding protein, yielding MRIRSVVAFVSKIVSQIILNPVLLLPLCLFSSFFAYSGEVAPQSVAHAMGNTDIPQQPIRIVTLFQGATDSAIALGLRPIGVVDAWAEKPTYRYLREPLKGVVHVGLETQPNLEKIAALHPDLIIGSKSRHEKIYPQLSQIAPTIFTENVYNFKRTLALIAKATRHESEEAKLLGQWHSRVTQFRAKLQGNNAKWPITASIINVRADHLRLYLQDSFPGMVLKSIGFQFPKANDFAGWGMKLKSKESLPTINADVFFIIPQSDDPAVQQNYRSWSHHPLWKILNAPRNGEVYIVDRTSWLLSGGILGANLILDQLSNLYHLKSEEQSRYL